In Uranotaenia lowii strain MFRU-FL chromosome 2, ASM2978415v1, whole genome shotgun sequence, one genomic interval encodes:
- the LOC129742792 gene encoding uncharacterized protein LOC129742792, with product MPFVVVETVDARGRKELSIVPEKWVRDTQKGKIVFWPNAKKISEQEALQRDDKSCPKKSWMVFSCKVKGKSIKLFSDAKRLLDELSGESSTDVSHRVPQKRKKEPEINFQKMLILENEPQSASESPVRRLSVSVKNFPITTAPEMPLQSTDCEGNDRETQFLYDTLAEPHVEIIDEDPIEVNELHLQIIARLDNLEKRVAEIFTQNEFILNTIRNVNALARVTEEEPPFGFKPVEDEQNLVDLEQKLTDTDFKTKMVKWLRLNVYGDCADSRMLCVLDLLLSRVFQTMCTWTGASRKGPKIAIMPNRNILQLFQLMGSDENEIVTQRKMQTFFMRTLKNSVKRLSNKGMRRGTRHVRRNEQQNDKRTVFSNDFSSAIMNFHGIESDSSVSQDSSSE from the exons ATGCCATTCGTTGTTGTAGAAACAGTCGATGCGAGAGGACGCAAGGAGCTGTCCATCGTACCGGAGAAATGGGTACGGGATACCCAAAAGGGAAAAATCGTCTTTTGGCCAAACGCCAAAAAGATTTCCGAACAAGAAGCCTTGCAGCGAGACGACAAAAGCTGTCCTAAAAAGTCGTGGATGGTGTTCAGCTGTAAAGTGAAAGGCAAGtcaatcaaattatttagcGATGCTAAGCGTTTGTTGGACGAATTGTCGGGAGAATCATCAACTGATGTTTCTCACCGAGTTCCTCAGAAAAGAAAGAAGGAGCCGGagataaatttccaaaaaatgctTATTTTGGAAAATGAACCACAGTCTGCTTCCGAATCGCCTGTTCGTCGGCTAAGTGTGAGTGTTAAAAATTTCCCTATTACAACTGCACCAGAAATGCCACTTCAGAGCACTGACTGTGAAGGGAATGATCGGGAAACCCAGTTTTTGTACGATACGTTGGCTGAGCCTCATGTGGAAATTATCGATGAGGACCCAATTGAGGTGAATGAACTACATCTACAGATCATTGCACGCCTGGACAATCTGGAAAAGCGAGTAGCCgaaatttttactcaaaatgaGTTCATATTAAACACCATCCGAAATGTGAATGCTCTTGCTAGAGTCACTGAAGAAGAGCCTCCATTTGGCTTCAAGCCTGTAGAAGACGAGCAGAACCTGGTTGATTTGGAACAAAAATTGACAGATACAGACTTCAAAactaaaatg gtcAAATGGTTACGGCTTAATGTTTATGGAGATTGCGCGGATAGCCGGATGTTGTGTGTCCTGGACTTGCTGCTCAGTCGAGTGTTCCAAACAATGTGCACTTGGACTGGAGCTAGCCGAAAAGGTCCAAAGATAGCGATTATGCCCAACCGTAACATATTGCAACTATTTCAACTGATGGGAAGTGACGAAAACGAAATCGTCActcaaagaaaaatgcaaacatttttcATGCGAACATTAAAAAATTCGGTGAAGCGCTTGTCCAATAAAGGTATGCGTCGAGGAACCAGGCATGTGAGAAGGAATGAACAACAGAATGACAaaagaactgttttttcaaatgatttttcgtCTGCAATAATGAATTTCCATGGCATAGAATCAGATTCTAGTGTCTCTCAGGATTCTAGCAGTGAATAA
- the LOC129742793 gene encoding uncharacterized protein LOC129742793 → TDEKFRKKLYINHQKVMTPLLKIPKLDMIEDIVVGDRLHLIDLGVMKRLLLGWRDGILGYETKLSAFQIAKMSDMLIAVKLPSEIHRKLRGMDHLAFWKASEFSSFLHYASIVVLKDFLPVDNYNHFLLLFCSITMLSSNHYKSNWTVARKMLQTFVSQYMELYGEQFLTSNVHNLIHIVDEVERFGPLSTISAYPFENALQRIKHLLRSGWKTLEQVINRLSEINSSEYYTRKPSKTLNQNFPNIRTCGKAKVLDINETFSLSNTDKNAWFLTNDNQIVRFENVVESNKLIINGRQLALQEDFFIYPFASSFLYIYVGHLRSLSKEYSKLSVDDIKCKLVSIEHKDKRVFVPLVHTIIHR, encoded by the coding sequence accgatgaaaaattcaggaaaaagcTTTACATTAATCACCAAAAAGTAATGACTCCTCTACTCAAAATTCCGAAGCTGGATATGATCGAAGACATCGTTGTAGGCGATCGCTTACACCTTATTGATCTAGGTGTTATGAAACGTTTGCTTCTTGGTTGGAGGGATGGAATTTTGGGctatgaaacaaaattatcagCGTTCCAAATTGCCAAAATGTCTGACATGTTGATTGCAGTAAAACTTCCTTCTGAAATTCATCGGAAGCTTCGTGGAATGGATCATTTAGCATTCTGGAAAGCATCGGAATTCAGCAGTTTTTTGCATTACGCCAGTATAGTGGTGCTTAAAGATTTTCTGCCAGTCGATAACTACAATCACTTCCTACTTTTGTTTTGCTCAATTACAATGTTGTCTTCAAACCACTACAAATCAAATTGGACCGTTGCTAGAAAAATGCTTCAAACATTTGTAAGTCAATACATGGAGCTCTATGGAGAGCAATTTTTAACGAGCAATGTCCACAATCTCATACATATCGTTGACGAAGTTGAACGTTTTGGGCCGTTATCAACAATATCAGCATATCCTTTCGAAAACGCTCTACAACGGATAAAACATCTCCTTCGAAGTGGCTGGAAGACCTTAGAGCAAGTTATTAATAGATTGTCGGAAATCAACTCATCGGAATATTATACAAGAAAACCATCAAAAAcgctaaatcaaaattttccgaaTATTAGAACCTGTGGAAAGGCGAAGGTTCTTGATATAAATGAAACTTTTAGCTTGAGCAACACCGATAAGAACGCTTGGTTCCTGACCAATGACAATCAAATTGTACGCTTTGAGAATGTTGTGGAGTCCAATAAGTTGATAATTAATGGAAGGCAGTTAGCTTTACAAGAAGACTTTTTTATTTATCCGTTCGCTTCATCTTTTCTTTACATATATGTAGGACATCTCCGGAGTTTATCTAAAGAATATTCTAAGCTGAGTGTCGATGACATTAAATGTAAATTAGTTTCGATTGAGCATAAAGATAAACGTGTTTTTGTTCCTCTTGTCCATACAATAATTCACAGATAA